The genomic stretch TTTTGAGAGACTTTGTGGTTGTTCAGCTCATGTCTTTCCAAGAAGCAAAAactaaggggaaaaaaaaacactacaataAATCTCCTagaatttttttctgtataaaatCCTTACCATTTCCTTAATGTAGCCACTCTTATAAACGTTTCTCACATCCTCCATCACCAAAGGGCAGGCTTCATCTACTTTAGTGAGCAGGACCAGCTGAGGAATCCCTGAAaacaccagagaagaagaaatgctGTAGATTTTTGGGTATAAGGCAGTAAAAATATTGAAGTATcacttctaaacttctaaaatAAGTTTTTGTTGCAATTTAAAAGCCTCTTTTATATGTGAAGAACAATTCTAAACAACATTGATTTCTTGAACTAACTTTTCTTGAAACATTAGCTTTTCAAGGGAAAACTGACTGTATAAAACACTCACTCATTTAGTAATTCACCTTTCCCTGTATTCAGTAGTTTACTCTAATTACTCTACTTCAGGAACATCGTATATTCTTTTCAGTCTATTGAGTTGACTCACAGGAGAGACAATTAATATTAAGGACTTAATTacctgtaaaacaaacagagcaTGACAGAGCATCTCACTGAACACAGGAGCTCCATTAAGAGAAATGATGTAACCAGCCCTGTCGCAAGACATTTCAATGAAAAGCaacatcacatttcatttctatttttcataGGCATAAAAGTGATTTACTCCAGCCCAAGAGGTGGTAATGTCAGTTTTCAAAGTTTATCTCTGGGGGGCATGAATGAGGATTTCTTAATTAATGAGTTTCTGTAGAGGTTTTTAAATACCTCTCATTTATGTGGTTTTCTAGTGGTTTTtatgatgtattattttatatcattgtaagaTGTATCTTTTTGCTCTTTCTATACACAGCACTTTATAAAGCTTTTTATctatactattattattattatcattattctaatcaaagtgtttttaatgtatgCCATAtcaaataagcacatttttgGATTAACACACCTTCTGTAGAAACCCAAGTACCACCCCTTAGTTGCACTTTTCTagttaatggaccaaatatggTGTCACTCATGTCCCTCCTTGGACACTCCCCTTGCCTCTCTGTTAATCTGGGACAACGATTGGCCTGAAGCCACGTGACGATATATCCAACCCATCTTTGTAGTtgccccattggctgatatgtgcCTGGATGTACATATGATTGGGTGTCcttttttttcaaccttttttcaAACCTAACTTACTCTATTTAAATGTTgtctgtaatgtgttttatgatgaccctgatgaaggccataAGCTAAAATGCATCAGtcaaacaataaagttgttctttatactaCAAGTTTGCTGGAGTTCTGATCGCTTTAGACTTTCCCTTCtccgtgcaccttggaagtaggtgaagttgtgccgGAAACCCCTACTCTGCAGGTATAGTGTCACAACAAATTTTTGCATAACTTAGAGGTTGTTAAAAATGGTCTACTCTGCTTCATTATCTGCATTAAATTGTTTTCTATTGAAATTTATTCTCCTCATACACATATCCATAAGTTAAGCTGCCAAAAAATGTATATCTTAACCATGTACCTGaattaatcaaatgataaaacatgatGCATTATAAACCTCACcttccaaaaataaaaaagtctaaattgagcctaaataaaatgtgttactATTAAAAAGGTCTGGGTGGAAgtcaatagtgaaaataaagtaAGATGAACTGGAAAGTGTTCATGCAATCATGAGAGGATGAAAATAAAGTCAgtttgaagtgtaaaaaaaaaaataacgctatttaattttttttttggcaaactcCCCTCTTCAATTTGCATGGACATTTGATAGTCCTTAACTTCAGCTGGTCAGTTCCTTGTGCCAGGCTTCAATATCACATCATGAGGTGAAAATAACACCTGCAGAACATCAAGCATCACAAATGTCAAGCTTTATCCTGCACTGCACAACTGGTTTGCTGAAGACTGATGAAAagttatattgttattattgaatGAGTATTGAACTTAAACCAAAAGTACACCTTGTGTTTTTAGCCTATTTGTTTACAATGTGGCACATCTATGTCATCAAAGGTCATGCTGCTTTGGCAACTAGCAGTTCCTGTTTACACTGTAAACCTGAATTAATGTTAACACGGAAGACAATTAATCTGATGATTGGCCTACAGAATGTCACAAAGTagtatactttttaaaatagaataaagatATAATCCATTTAAAGATATGAAATAAAGACCTGAAATTCTGGGGCCCCTTGTGTGTAAATCAAGGCTCAGTCACTCTATATGCATATTGTTCTATGTTGAGATTTTGGAAGCATACACTTTTCCTGATATTTTCTAACACTGTGCATACATGTCTTCAGTAAAATTATGCAGGACTCAATTTCACTGACCCATTAAGTTGACCTTTCTGCGAATAGCATCCAGTTTTTCCTGCAGCTTTTTGGGCATGATGGAAATCTTGCAGGCATCCATGACGTAAGCCACACAGTGGATCTTGTCCTTGAGGCCTGGAGACTTTCGATAGCTGCTGGCCTCCACttgcagaggagcagaggggtTGAACTGAGTGATACAGTTGGAGGGAAAGACAAGGACAGTTTGAGTTAACTACATTGGTTCAAACATTCACTATCCTGCTGAATGTATAAAAAGCTGTACCTGATAACGGTCAGGCAGATGACCTTTGAGGATACTGCTGATATCATCCATATCAAGCCCCGCCCCTGTGCTTTCCTCCAATCCCATGGTGTCACACAAGATGATTGGCAGAGGTTTTCCTTCTCGTCCCGATTTCACAGTGTAGGTACGAAACTGTCGGGTACAAGGTGATGAGTAACAGACCATAGATTGGGGACTGGGCAGGATTTCCATTTTGAAATcaatcactgtaaactgaaatCATTTAGTCACTGATAAATGTAAAGAACTAACCTGTGTGGTGAGGCTGGTGGTAGAAGAGCCAGAGATGGCCTGACTGGTCACGTGGCCTCTGAATACAGAATTAAGAGAATTGAAGAAACTGGACTTTCCAGCTCCAACTGCTCCTATTAACAAGACCCGACACTGGGGCACAGAGCTGACCATGGGTTTGTAGCTCCTAATACTGTCCAtcagctccttcctcttcctgtaaAAACAGTAGAGGATAAAAAACTTTTTCCTTTGGTGAAAAGATTGTTAGTTGATTTTGGGCTGTGGGTTGTGACAGAGATTTTTTGATCATAGCTAGTTGACTTCCATGATGGTAGCAGGTTAATTTGTGACAGTTTGTGAAGAATTGtacattaaaaacagtaaagcaCAGTAAACATGGCAAACAATATGTTGTATAGACATGGAGTTCATCATAATTTTAAATAGATAAATCAAGCACAGCAGCATTGCATATCATGGCATGTGGAACACACTCACTTTACTATTTTTTCAATCATCAACTTGTGTCatactatatatagtatagtacactgcattacagtaaagcaTATTAATTGCATTATGTGCAGGATGGTGGCTGTATCCAGCTTACTCAGATTCCCAGACTATCGTCCTCCAAGGCTTCTCAAGTTCAGTGCTTTCTGTTGAAGAGAAATTAAGGCCTTTTATAAAACAATGATCTTAttcagtttgataaaaaaataaaaattagacaactttttttctttgtgatggGATTACATGACACATTAACAAAACTTGGTATCATTAATATCATACACCATATTTTATGATACTAATAATAATCCTTTTATTGTTTGGGTTCATTTATGCAGATACTGAATTAACCCAATGAAATTTAACAAGTTCAACGATAATACCTAAAAGTAGCAGTGATGATGGACAGTAAAGGCAGTTTTGCACAATTACATATTTTGagatactgttttttttcagtcatggGGAGCATGGTGGCATTAATAAGTAATAAGCAtgatatgaaatgtaaaattcagCCCTCCTTCCCACTTCGATAACTACTGTGCTCTCCCTAACATATATTAGTTATTTGTTAGCTTGTTTATTTGGTTtagtcttaaaaaatgatttgaacaATGAACAAGAGTGGACAATAATATGATGGAATTAAATACCGGTGGTGCTCAGATCATGACACATCATGAAATATATCATAGACCTTGTATGTATTTCCCACAGCAAGGCATCAAATATGGTTATATAAAGTTAACTCACCCTCGACTTCATAGACTTCACACTCAGTCAGCTGGAGGTCGTTGCCATGCATGTCTGCAGCATTGAAGTTGTAGTAATTTCCTGGATTGCTATGAACTACTGCTTGACTTCCATTGACAAGAACCAATGCTTCCCCGAAATTTGGACCAGAGTTACCCATCATTCTTACTGCATTTCCAGGACCAGTGACTGGATATTTATTGAGCTTTTCTCCATTGAAGGTGAAGAGAAAGGCCTGATCATCATTCACATACTGTCCAGACTGACAGAAAGGTTGTTTGGTGTAGCCTCCAAACACATAACCAGAGGCATTATAGCCCACAGACACTGTGGGACAGCGGTTGTCACATCGTTGGTGGAAGGCTGCTCCGGTGAAACCATGGACGCTGGCCTTGTACAGCAGCTGTAGCTTCACATTTCCCAGCTGTGAGCAGATTGTTTTCTGCTGGTTCCTGGTTAGCTTGGAGTTCATAGTGGATGGTTGGTCTTCTGAAGTTTCTCAAGGATGCTGAATGAACCTTTGACGTTTTCTCACTTTGGTatctaaatacaaaaaaacaaaccaaaaaaaccacataaatgcattaaaattgCAGGATATCTATCCTAATTTACTGTAGCTTGGTTAATCCCCCAGGATAAACTACATTTATGCATCATACAGGTTCCCAGATAGCAtacggaagtgggccacttcaggcaatgatgcggcAAAGATGCGGTGTTCTCGGCGATGTGTAAACTGGATGTGACCCTAAAGTCGCTCATGTGATACATAgtgaatatggcccaaatatcacaaaacaaatgtgggccACCTTTGGCAAAGATCTGGCACAGTCGACAATAGTTAATGTGGGTGTAAACCAAAAGTGGCCCATATATGGTGCAGCAAATGTGGCCCAGTTATCTTAAAACATACCTTGGCCAGTTCCGACAAAGATACGGCACAATAAGCACTGGAGTGACTAAAGTGGCCAACATGTGATATGGCAAATATGGCCTAAATACTATACAACAAATTTGGCCCACTTTTGGCAATTGTATGGCACAGTCAGCACTGGTTGTCATAGTGTGAGCCTAATGTGACCCACatttgaaatagtaaaaatggCCCATATATTGCTGAACAGTATTGGGCCACTATAGGTAAAGATGCGGCACAATTAGTACTGGCTAATCTGAGAATGAGCCTGAGGTGGCCAACATATGATGCAGCCAATGTGGCCTgtttatcttaaaacatatctgggcCAGTTTTGGCCAAGATACGGCACACTCAGAACTGGCTAATCTGGATATGATATGATTTACTGTGGTTCtaaattaatcataaaattTTAGAGGTGAAGCTCAGTGTAAGTGCATACACACCAATAATGTTTACAACTGGGAAGGTAAGATTCTCTGGAAATGCTCCCAGaagattatttttctacagcaaagTGTGCCCTAGCCTCCTCCTCTTACAAACATGGAATTTACTGTTCTATGTTAGTCCAGGGATCATTGTCCTAACAGTCCAGGCACAATCCCCACCTCTAGTCTAAGAACTGGTTTCCACTGCCTTTTTTGGTGCAATTAGGGTTGAACTCCACATGTACCCAATTGAACGGATTAACTGATAGCACCTTGTTGGGGACTGCACAGCTTAAAGCAGCTGCCTTTCCAGTGACACACAAATGCTTTATCCACAGGTCCCGGAATTTGCAAACCATGTTGACTGTGGTGACTGCAAAAACAACGTTGCTAAGCCTGTTGCTGGCAAACAGGAGTGCAGTACCAAAATGCCATCATTCCATGCAGTATTTGAGCCAAATGAGGATATGGAATGTATGCTGTATCAGGgccagaataaaaaatgaactgtggtccAGATGTGGGCCAGAtctggtttatttgtttagtttttggtttACATGTAGCATTGCTATGGTTTGCTTGTGGCCTggatctggcaaacaggagcggaccgcccaagtgccatcattccataCGGTATGTGGGCCACATGAAAGTGTCAGGTTTGGGCCGGATATGGgcacagcaattttgctatctgggttATAACCAATGATCAAAGTTCAATTTGTTTGTAAAATCACTGAAATTAAGAGTGCTCCCATTCTAATCAACCAACACTGATTACAGAACATGAGAGATAAATACCAATGACATAAAACAATTGACATACATTCAacaataaaaattattttaaaatacaggtgtaaattaaataaaggaCATTGGTCCTTTAAAAGTCCGATCTTGAATAATACAATGTATAAAGTAAAAATTAAGTGTTCTTTCTGATTTCtcattttcaacacatttatttcttgaaacatgtaaaactaagttttcttttgatttttcatCTACACATTTTTAGATACCGTGGCAGATTCAGACTGAAACTATAATCAGATTTCTTACATTATATactatttatattatatattttctacTTCAGATTTATTCAGACGAAGAAGAAATGGTCTGCCACAGCTTGGTACATGTTAAAGCAGAACACTTAACTTTCCATTTCCTCTCAGACAAAGAAATGGTCTACCACACCTACATATTGCTGCAGCAAGGATACCAAGACCGAATGCGTTTTCCCCACATCGCAAGCTATTTAACATCATCACACTGGTGTCCAGTTTTTTAAagaatcaattttaaaaattgaaaaaattgTATTAATTGCATCCACCTGATTAAATCATTGAACTCCTGGTTTAGTCCGTTCAGTCCAGGTTCAAATCAATCAGTTGATAAAGGCCCAGCTCTCGGGGTGgattatttatctttattttattatttctggaCTGAGACTTCTTTTAAAGTATAAAGCATTACAAACTTTTGAATTATCTAGTACAGTTTAAATGTTGAATGTCACATCAGCACCACATACCATCAAtaataaaaagtgttaaaaaaagtTTGGCAAAATAAGCAACCCATATATATTTTCAGTCTTACCTCCTTCTCTTCTTGATGGTTGAATTGAGAGAAAGTAGCATTCACAGTGTTTCCTGTAGATACGTGTTTTGGTTTAAACAGGATGCTGCCTGGCAGACAGTTCATGCCATATACATCCGGCGTTCATGCACCATCTACCACAGCTGGCAGCAAGTCACCATAGAATAATAATTTTGCCTtctgaataaaactgtttgtCTCTGATGTAAAAATCCCTCCTGTTTTAAAGTATGTCCTcagtttaaaggacaggttcacaatttttcacgtctgtcttaaaacagcagtcaggtacccaaatgaatattgaaataggtttttcttgctgtaatcattcttcctgttcatactgaccattagaagatcccttcatttctttttggtttataacagcgtATTAGGTGAATTACCACCACCTTCTGCTCTGGAGcgtggaccagagattaaatcctacacattaatcctgtctgtctaataagctcaatgaaaactctactgctccacccacttggcaagttcattaaagttttattgctgagctcctgaacttttgccttcctaagttcttccgTCATATATTGTCTTccttgatcatacttagtacaatctatgcttgcatgcataatagtctcctcagccagctgggaGAAAAAAAGTGCATATATATTGGTATTGACAttggcaatcggccacaatgagttggaaataacGAAAATTTGGATccggcaaaaaatccaatattgtgcatccctacttTATAGCcaactttaaaggtgcagtgtgtagaatttagtggcatctagcagtaaCTCTGGTTCAGTGTTTTGGAGAATCATTGGTTCTTGTCAACAGAAGTCCAGGAATCcaggggcctgtttcagaaagcaggttcagcaaactctgagtctaaccCTGAATGCTGAGTTGATGAACCTCAAGAtgggaaactcagagtttttggtttcagaacagctgatcagagtttgttcaatcaactctgagtatgttcactctgagttaagCGCGTgtgtgatgaataaaaaaagccatcatcaatgAAGCCCCGATACTatgagtcaccatggcaacaggtaaataaaaggcagatcctccattttaatccagtggacgTAGAGATATTAAtgctgcacatttatctttaaaaaagataaacgggaaaagtgtcaataagttaacacaataaagttttattcagtattgtccattaattcatcatttaccagtcttacatttccttaatgatgataaagtggaatctgactgtgtatcaggctgcagccacattacattttaaatatatttgttcaacTTTTATCtgatggacaaaacacaggaggcaaCAAAgaagttaaagatttaaaacacatatggatcaaagacatagagacatgactgtaagctctcagtctgatccagtaataattTGTTTCGTGATTTGCACTTGAACAGGCATTGAggttaaaatactgaatattctAAATTTTTAGACATCTATTTGTATCTCAGCTCAACAacattcagtgactttatttcagctaCTTCAACAAGTgcagtaaatttaaacattgtcactgaaatgctgttaaaaatgTTAAGATTATGCACCCTATTTAAAAATCTTactttcaaactacattctgcagctgcacgacaatcctgctcactcagcatattaacatataatctacaatattataggaatgatGTCCCATCGGtgcgaccaatcacatcatgagtgatagagataattattcattgatcccacatgtctaaagcttcataccgATATTACAAATTTAAACTTGATTACACATTACaagattacacattatgtgcaataaagatTTCAGGTCAGGAGCTGCTCCAACAAACTGACAGATTCACAGTGTTATAACAGAGGGACAttcagaggttttattctgagctgagcCTAAATTCACGTTGTGTAATATCTgaatgtgagagagaaaaacgctattcaaagaaatgactgaggCTCATTAAAGTGGTAACTTTAGAAAGTCCTGAGTAacaaactaatatccaaccaggatttaGATTCTTACAGATAGTGAACCTCCTCTAATGAATGCACTTTGATatggactgaatgaatgaggaaatgaaacagcgtGTCTGGCTCTgtaagaggagacagagagaaactcagggtttgttgaagaaaacctgcTTCACAGAGTCAGTTACTGTGGTAACTGACCCCAAGTTTAAATTAGTTCTCtctctgaaactgaaaacccagagtttccctcatctcatGGTTAACAAattcagagttttcactaaacccgctttctgaaacaggccccagGAAATGATTACAATTTTAATGCTGCAGACATGCATGGCAACAACCTAAAGCTGACTATAGCTGAGTATAAAGTCCATGAAGTCGAGGGTGAGTTAActttaaataatcatatttgATGTCTTGCTGTGGGAAATACATACAAGGTCTATGATATATTTCACGATGTATCATGATTGGATTTTTAAGACTAAACCAAATAAACTAGCTAACTGGGGCAGGGGGGctgaattttacatttcattttataaaaaattaaatgtatttttttttagctacacacccacacacacacacacacacacacacacacacacacacacacacattatatatatatataaacatagcacagaaagtaagaaaatttgtgtttggtagattatttctttgttgtaacaatgtttctttgcaataaatcttataccgttggagagcctgtttatttcccttggtgtcacatttgtaaggaacatgcatttgtgggatgagcagcagagctgagtatgtgggttgcgctcatgaaaaatatgccaaagaCACAAATTTCCTCACTTTTTGgctatttatatatacatatatatatatatatatatatatatatatatatatatttggacCCTCACAAATactggagaaaaaacacaaagacccTCTCCCCAGTATCTCAAAATAATGTTATTGTGCAAAACTGCCTTTACTGTCCATTATCACTGCTACTTTTAGGTAGTATTGTTGAACTTGTTAAATTTCATTGGGTTAATCTAATATATGTATAAATCAACCCAAGCAAAAGGCAATAAATAGGATTATTATTAGTATCACAAAAAATGTTGTATGATAGGCTATTAATGAtaccaagttttttttttaatttaaacccaccacaaagaaaaaaaagtaatatttttatCAAACTGGATAAGATCATTGTCTTATAAAAGTTTTTTCTCTTCAAAAGAAAGTACCATACTTGAGAAGCCGTGGAGGATGAAAGTCTGGGAATCTGAGTAAGCTGGATACAGCCACCATCCTGCAAATAATGTTATTACTATGCTTTACTGTAGTGCAATGTACTATACTATATACAATATGACACAAATTCATGATTGAAAAAATAGTAAAGTGATTTAATGGTTTGCATGTAATAATGAATGTGTTCCACATGCCATGATCTGCAATGCTGCTGTGCTTGACTGGATATACTATACCAGCTAtttaaaggttctgtatgtaggAAACAGAAACTCCTTCTCATCAGTAACATCTGTGGCCGTTCAGCTTCTTTTCTGCTcttttgttgaggaaataatgttgttttagctgcGACTTGTCATTGCAggggtgttttgttgtgaaatgtgcagtggttgatggaggcagctagctgtttcattagctggagaacttatatctgcagggtgtttctagtcGGATAGCaccgtttttgttgtgttgtgttggttATGTTAGTCGTTTTTTGACGTTagcgggagagaggcaaggcactcaggAGCCTGCAAAAATGTCACTTCTGTTggattttgcagaaaatccAGCCCgggtccttcacatagaaatcagtcctCAGGGTGTTACAGACAACCGAGAAAGTtggggaaggtctcattttttacgTTACGTTACTACCCATTCgctcattggcaataaaaaactattaatacatgtaaagtgcttcacaattctacatatagaaaCTATACGGTTACCaagtaaaaatataaactaaaaagaAGTTTTTGAACCTCACAGTAAATTGACAacgatgatgatggtgatataTGATTAcaatattaattttctattaATTTTACAAGTCATTTATACTTTTAGTTGATTTCGAAAATGTGTTAACTTTAAATTCATTGGATTCCTAAATCAAATAAGGTGTTTTCCCCCTGTGGAGAAAGACAGACTGTCTCTACATGATGACTATGACAGTCTGGACCACTAGGAAATTTCATTCCTGCCTGAGAGAAAATTCTAATTACAGGAAAATTGGTGAATGTGCAAGTTTTCTTAAACCACCTGTATGTGCCACTCAAGAACAATTCCTTTGAATGATTCTTGTATGAGGCCCGATACTCTTGATACAAAGAACAGATTGCTCAATAAGATGTTACAGACAGCTGATTTTATTCCgagttataaaaatgtgttgattagaaTTAAAAACCTTATGAAAAAGTACAGTTTTACAAGGCAGCTTAAATCCCCTACATGTAATATGTGATTCTAGCTTTAATATTATAACTCGGAGTCACTGAGGACAGACATTTTCAGATCCTACACACATGGActttaaaattaattcattgAAGATGATTAttcaattgtgaaaaatgactTTCTTAAAATTTTTAGAAAGGCATATTCCAAAGGTTCAGAAATCTGACTTTAGccctgtgttttgtgtattgtCCTGGAAATACAGGTCAGCATACTGCAGGATGTGGTCGACAGCACTAAGCAGAAGCACATCAGTGTTCACATCCAGGTCCAACTCTGATGAGTAGTTCTTCACCGGGACGATGTAGGAGGTGGACATACCCAATAGAGCTGCAGCTTTACCCatctacaaaaacaaacacatgtgaCGGTAAGAGATTTCCACACcatctgcttttattttcttcagCTGGTTGAGAACAATGCCATGCCAAACTAGATGGCACACTTGAAAATGCAGATCTCAAATAGTTTGATCTGTAAGGAGTTAGAATAAAGGTTCTTACAAAAGTTAACTCTCGTTTAAGGATACAATAGCTCAGCAGTTACCAACCGCTACAGCTCATAGCGGTTggtaataagaaaaataataaaacacaccaAAGTCAGCTTTTCCCATTCTGGTTAAGAGACAAACAAATTTGAGTAAAATGTCTATAGTCTGCATGGTGAACAGTCACAGGCACTTTATAAGACATGTTGACTAAATTATTCTTTCTTAGTGTCTGTATCATACACTACATTCATGGTAATGTGTGTAGTGTACGTTAATTTCTCTTTTATAGACAATTTAGAGGAAATGCCTCTGAGTCTGGATTTTATTTACTGGATTTTCATTAACATATTTCAACCTACCATGTCCCGAATGATGCGGCTCTCGTAAACCTGGGTGACATCTTCGGCCGTTTCTGAACAAATCTTGTCTACGTGGGTCAGCAGAGCCACCTGGTGAACACCTAAAACATAGAATAAAATACTGTCATAAAGGTGTCACTGCAAAAGAATCAGAGAAACAGCAGTTTCTCAGTTAATTGTTACATTTTAGAGAAATAAATTACAGACAGTAAAGATTTCAACAGTACCTTTTTTCAGCTGATCACTATAGAAGGGTTAATATGTAAATCAAAAAAACTAATTGAgaacaattaaaacaacatttaagagaaaataGCAGAATCCATAGGACCTCTATATGCTTAAATTGACACAAGTATATTTCACGAATGGCTTTGGTTGTGTTCTGTAATGTcacaacaaaaaatatacacaatgaAAAATGCTTCTGATGTGACAGGAACAAACTATATTACATAATGGCTTGTATGTGGCAAGTGCCCGGTTACATTGCAGGAATGAATGTGTCATCAATGTGTGTctgaaaatatctttgtgtaggtttgttgtttgtcttgtgcTCACCCAGGTCACTGATGTGCTCTCGGAGCTGTTGGAAAGTGGTGCTGAGGCCTTTGGGGTAGGTCGAGATTTTGGAGGCGTCCACCACAAAGGCCACACATTGGATCTTGTCTTTAAGACTTGGCCTCTTCACATAGCCAGAAGTCTCTGACCTCACTGGCTGATCTGGGCTAAACTGGGAGAGCAAAATGAAGAGATTCAATTTTCAAAAAGTATAACAACTCATGATGCGTGTGATTGCTAATTATTACTATACACAAAGTACTGATGAGGCTGACGGgactgtcattagttttgcaagtatttatTCAAAAACCAAATACTGGGtgaattaaaattttgaccagataatggtgctggatgaaaagtcctgagggggacatgaatatcTCTACCAAAATatcatggtaatccatccaatagtggGTGACACATTTCACCTAAAACCACAAGTGTTAACCTTATGGTGgcgctagaagaaaagtcagaggacAAAGCctttaggattcatcttctgagAAACATGAATATACAATATTTTGTACTAATCCATCTAgtaaatgttgagatatttcagtcggGACCAAAGCGATGGACCGAACAACAGACATCTTTAGAGCCACACTACTAGCattgctaaaaacta from Thunnus albacares chromosome 9, fThuAlb1.1, whole genome shotgun sequence encodes the following:
- the LOC122988760 gene encoding interferon-induced protein 44-like isoform X6, translating into MNSKLTRNQQKTICSQLGNVKLQLLYKASVHGFTGAAFHQRCDNRCPTVSVGYNASGYVFGGYTKQPFCQSGQYVNDDQAFLFTFNGEKLNKYPVTGPGNAVRMMGNSGPNFGEALVLVNGSQAVVHSNPGNYYNFNAADMHGNDLQLTECEVYEVEESTELEKPWRTIVWESEKRKELMDSIRSYKPMVSSVPQCRVLLIGAVGAGKSSFFNSLNSVFRGHVTSQAISGSSTTSLTTQFRTYTVKSGREGKPLPIILCDTMGLEESTGAGLDMDDISSILKGHLPDRYQFNPSAPLQVEASSYRKSPGLKDKIHCVAYVMDACKISIMPKKLQEKLDAIRRKVNLMGIPQLVLLTKVDEACPLVMEDVRNVYKSGYIKEMMQEAGARLGVPLSCVVPLKNYSEELELDPNTDILLLSAIIQMLRFADNYFDDISDKLSSSFTDNSLDDIGNKFRNIYTKE